From Fibrobacter sp. UWEL, a single genomic window includes:
- a CDS encoding nucleoside recognition domain-containing protein, whose translation MVLNVIWLIFFFGAFIACVVQWLAFGDSGIFNKAILGAFDMSKTAFEIALGLTGILSLWLGILKIGEKAGAVQILAKLVQPLFSRLFPEIPKGHPVVGTMLMNISANMLGLDNAATPMGLKAMKELQDLNPNEDKSVASDSQIMFLVLNASGLTLIPVSIMTYRAQMGAANPSDVFLPLLLSTFFSTMAGIFALSFFQKVKLKDPVTVAWLGGLSSAVIAIMFYFSHLTAEAIGTTSLFISGIVLFGVIVAFLGLACYRKVQAYEAFVEGAKDGFHTAVMIIPNLVAILVGVAVFRASGAMDLLMNGISALLGMIGVGNDVVPALPTAIMKPLSGSGARGMMIDAMKTLGPDSFAGRLSCMFQGAADTTFYIIAVYFGSVGVKKTRHAVTCALIADAVGVIAAIAIAYIFFPPVG comes from the coding sequence ATGGTTCTGAACGTAATTTGGCTTATCTTTTTCTTTGGCGCTTTTATCGCCTGCGTCGTCCAGTGGTTGGCATTTGGCGATAGCGGTATTTTCAACAAGGCAATCCTGGGTGCTTTTGACATGTCCAAGACTGCGTTCGAAATCGCCCTGGGTCTTACAGGTATCTTGAGCCTTTGGCTGGGCATCCTGAAAATTGGAGAAAAAGCTGGCGCAGTCCAGATTTTGGCCAAGTTGGTTCAGCCCCTCTTTAGCAGACTTTTCCCGGAAATTCCTAAGGGACACCCCGTGGTGGGCACCATGCTCATGAACATCAGCGCCAATATGCTGGGTCTTGATAATGCGGCAACCCCTATGGGACTTAAGGCCATGAAAGAACTCCAGGACTTGAATCCCAACGAAGACAAGTCCGTCGCCAGCGATTCCCAGATTATGTTCCTGGTGCTGAACGCCAGCGGGCTTACCTTGATTCCTGTCAGCATCATGACTTACCGCGCCCAGATGGGTGCAGCCAACCCTAGCGACGTTTTCCTCCCCCTTCTGCTTTCTACGTTCTTTAGCACCATGGCGGGCATTTTCGCCCTCAGTTTCTTCCAGAAGGTCAAGCTGAAGGATCCTGTAACTGTAGCATGGCTGGGCGGCCTTTCCTCCGCCGTCATTGCCATCATGTTCTACTTCAGTCACCTGACAGCGGAAGCCATCGGTACCACCAGCCTCTTCATTAGCGGTATTGTGCTCTTCGGCGTAATTGTTGCATTCCTCGGCCTAGCCTGCTATCGCAAGGTTCAAGCCTACGAAGCCTTCGTGGAAGGTGCCAAGGACGGTTTCCATACTGCAGTGATGATCATCCCCAACCTGGTCGCCATTCTTGTGGGTGTTGCGGTATTCAGAGCTAGCGGAGCCATGGACCTTTTGATGAATGGTATTTCCGCACTGCTGGGTATGATCGGCGTAGGAAATGATGTAGTACCCGCCCTACCGACAGCGATTATGAAGCCATTAAGTGGTAGTGGCGCCCGCGGCATGATGATCGACGCCATGAAGACTCTTGGCCCCGATAGTTTTGCTGGCCGCCTGAGCTGTATGTTCCAGGGTGCCGCCGACACCACCTTCTACATTATCGCCGTATACTTCGGTTCTGTTGGCGTCAAGAAGACTCGTCACGCCGTGACCTGCGCACTCATCGCCGATGCCGTAGGCGTCATCGCCGCCATCGCCATCGCCTACATCTTCTTCCCGCCAGTTGG